The Streptomyces taklimakanensis nucleotide sequence CGTGGAGTCGCACGCCCGCGCGGAGGAGCGCTACGAGTTCGCCCAGATCGAGCGCGACACCGAACCCGAGCGGCTGCGCGCCATGGCGCGGGCGCTGAAGGCGGCGGAGGCGACCGCGCCCACCCGCCCGCACCCGGGGACGGAGACGGCCGCGGAGAACCTGGCCGTCGGCCCGATGGCCGCCGTGGCCGACCGTGCCCGTGACGCCGTGCGCAAGGCCATGGGCAAGAGCTGAGACCCCCCAGGGGTCGGGTGGACGGGAGGTGCCGCGCCGGGTGGGCGGGAGGTGCCGCCCACCCGGCGCGGAGGAGGACCGGCCGCGCGCCCCGGGCACCGGGCGCGGCCCCCGGACGTGCGACCGGGCCGTCGCCCCACGGGGGGACGGCGGCCCGGCGGCGGGGACGGGAGGGAGGACGGACCGGGCGGAGGTCAGGCCCGCTGGTGCTCGCGCAGCGACGGGTCCGGGTGCTCGCCCTCGGTGTTCAGCCGGTACTCGTGGCCGAACATCTCCCGGTGCTGGTCGATCACCCGCTCGCTCGGCGGGGCCTCTCCGCCGTGGATCTGCTCCTGCATCCGCTCGAAGCGCTCGTGGGCCTCGCGCACGTACCCGGCGCCCAGTGTGGTCAGGTCCAGCTGGGTGGCCAGCAGCTCACGGATGTAGCCCTTGTTGGGCTCGAACGTCAGCACGTTGGGCAGCTCGGGCGCCAGCACCTCCTCCGGCTCGCGGCCGTCGTGCCGCCGCATCAGGTCGCAGGCGATGCGCAGGTGCTCCAGCTCCATGTTCAGGTGCAGCTCCCAGATGGCCTTGACCTTCGGGTCGCTCTCCTGCTGCATGAACGAGTAGTACAGGTAGCACTCGTTGTACTCGTGGTTGACCAGCCGCTCCCACCAGGTCTCGCCCGGGTCGACCAGCGACTCGTAGTGGGTGACGTGCTCCTCCTCGATGAGCCCGATCTCCTGGTAGAGCTGCCGGGCGATCGGCTCCATGTACTGCGGGCCGACGTTCATGTAGAAGTTCATCGTCTGCTGCTCGGCCGCCATGATCGTCAGCGCGTGCAGCTTGGAGAGCGGGTTCGCCCGGTCCTTGTCGTAGGGGTCGCGGACGTTGTCGGCCGGGTGGCGGTGGTGGTACTTGGTGGGCCGGCCCGGGATGACCTCGGTGACCTGGTCGACGATCTTCTCCGCCTTGCGGTGCTCGATCATCTCGTACAGGTTCGAGTACCGGTACAGGTGGTCGAAGTCCTCCAGGACGCCGAACTGGTACGCCTGCTTCAGGTACGGGTCCGGCTCCATCCGGGCGACCCACGCGGTCAGGTCGACGGCCACCTGTTCGTAGGCGATCGTCGTCTCCAGGACGGAGGAGAGCCCCGGGAGCAGCCAGTTGACGGTCTTCTGCTGCTGCTGCTCCGTGTAGCGCACCTCGGCGAGCTTCCGCTTCACCTCCATGTCCGGACAGACCCGGGCGAAGTGGTGGCTGAACATGATCGCCTCGACCTCGATGCCGTTCATCGTGATGATCCGGCAGCGGGTGTAGGGATCGGTGTGGTTCGGATCGACGGGTTCGACGTCCAGCTCGCGCCAGTTGCGGATCTGCCTGTCCAGCGGAATGCCGCGGTGTTCCAGAGGATTGAAGGTCACCTGGGTCCTCCTGCTCGTGCCACTCGGGTACGACGTCCAAAGGGGTGTGCCGTCTGCGCGTCCGGTGCGGGGACGAGGGCGCTGTCCGCCGTCCGCCTCCGTCCGCCGGGCACCGGACGCGGTCCGCCGAAGTACCCCCGCCCCCGCACCCGAAACCGTCTCCTCGCCGCGCGGGCCGGGGCACGGGTCGCGTTTCCGCCGGGTGGCGGCGGGTACCGGCGGGTCGATGGGAAGCGACCGGATCGCCGACGCGTGCGCCCCCTCATCGACACGACCGACACCGGAACCCGGAAGGAGACCGACCATGGCCGACGAGAGGTCCGACCGGAGCCGGACCGCCGGAGCGGACGACAGCAGGCCCGAGCTGGTGGACGAGGGCGCCACCGTCAACGACGACGAGACCCCCGGTCTGCCGCCCGACGACGAGCCCGCCACCGGCCCCAGCCCCGGCGACTCGGCGCTGGACGGCGCGGACGACCCGGGCGGGCGGCCGGAGGACGAGGGCATCCCCGACCTGCAGGACGGCATGCCCGAGCAGGAGTGGATGAACGACCCGCAGCAGATGCCCGTCCCCGGCGAGCGTCCGGTGGCCGCGGAGGAATGGGGCACCACCTACTCCGAGCAGGTCGAGGGCAAGCCCCTGGGCGACCGGCTGGCCGAGGAGGTGCCCGACGTGGGGGAGTCCCCGGGCCCTCCGGAACAGGAGACCGGCCAGCTCAGCGACGACCCCCTCGACGACCGGCCCGCCAACCAGGACGTGTTCTCCCACGAGTCCCGGGCCGAGGGACTGGGCCCGGAGGAGACGGCCGTCCACACCGTCGAGGAGGACCGCGACATCGGCCAACTCAGGGGAGAGGACGACCTGGAACAGACCGGTCCGCCCGAGGGCGTGGGCGAGGTCGGGGAGTCCGGAGAGGGCGAGGGGACGGGCGTGCGCCCGGAGCGCCCGGAGCGCCCGGAGAGGGGTGGCGGCCGGTGAGCGAACTTCCCTCCGACCACGAGTCGTACTGGCTGGCCACCGCCCCCGTCACCCCCTCGGTGACCCACCCGCCGCTGGAGTCCGACAGCGAGACCGACACCGACGTGGTGGTCGTCGGCGGCGGCATCGCAGGCCTGAGCACCGCCTGGGAGATCGCCCGCGCCGGGCACCGGGTCACCGTCGTGGAGGCCGACCGGATCGCCGCCGGGGTGACGGGGCACACCACCGCCAAGGTGACCGCCCAGCACGCCCTGATCTACGACGACCTGCGGCGCGAGCACGGCGCCGACGGCGCCCGGATGTACGCGCTCTCCCAACAGGACGCCATCGGGCACCTGGCGGCCACGGCCGAGGAGTTGGGCGTCGACTGCGAGCTGGAGCGTGTCCCGGCCTACACCTGGGCCGAGTCCGAGGAGCAGGACGCCAAGGTCCGTGCCGAGGCCGAGGCCGCCGCCGAGGCCGGACTGCCCGCCTCCTACGTGACCGAGACCGGACTGCCCTTCCCGGTGCGCGGCGCGGTGCGGGTGGAGGACCAACTCCAGTTCCACCCGCGCAAGTACCTGCTGGCCCTCGCCGAGGACCTGGTGCGGCGCGGCGGGCGGATCGCCGAGCGCACCCGGGTGGTCGGCCTGGAGGAGGGCGAACCGTGCAAGGTGACCGCCGAGAACGGCGCGACCGTCACCGCGCGCGCCGTCGTCGTCGCCACCCACTACCCCGTCTTCGACCGGGCCCTGCTCTTCTCCCGCCTGGAACCGCACCGCGAACTCGTCGTCGCCGCGGCCGTCCCCGCCGACCAGGACCCGGCCGGCATGTACATCACTCCGGAGGACAACACCCGCTCGGTGCGCACCGCGCCCTACGGCGACGGCCGGCGGCTGCTCATCGTCACCGGCGAGAAGTTCCTCCCCGGCACCGCCGACGTCCCCGAGCGCTTCGCCCGACTGGCGGCCTGGGTGGCCGAGCGCTTCCCCGACGCCCACGTCGTGCACCGCTGGGCCACCCAGGACAACAGCACCACCGACCGCGTCCCCTACATCGGCCCCTTCCACCCCGGCGCGCGGCACACCTACGTCGCCACCGGCTTCGGCGGCTGGGGGATGAGCAGCGGTGTGCTCGCGGGCCGGCTGCTGGCCCGGTACGCCACCGGCGGTGAACTCCCGGCCTGGGCGAAGCTGTACGACCCCCGGCGGACGCCCGGCTTCCGCGAGGCGCCCTCACTGTTCGGGCTCCAGGCGACCGTGGCCAGGCACTTCGTCGGCGACCGACTGCGCCCCTCCCACGTCGACTCCACCGACGACATCGACCCCGGCAGCGGCGCGGTCGTACGGGTCGGCGGACGCCGCTGCGCCGTGCACCGCGACGACGAGGGTCGGCTGCACGCCGTCTCCGCCCGCTGCACGCACCTGGGGTGCCTGGTGCACTTCAACCACGCGGAGCGGGCCTGGGAGTGCCCGTGCCACGGTTCGCGCTTCGCGCCCGACGGCACGGTGCTCCAGGGGCCGGCGAACCGCCCGCTGGAGCCGCGCGACCTCGGGTGACCACCGCTCCCACCGCCCGGTGAGGCGGCCGCCGCGGACTCAGATGCGGACGCCCTTGCCCCGCAGGTAGGCCAACGGGTCGATGTCGGAGCCGTAGCCGGGACCGGTGCGGACCTCGAAGTGCAGGTGCGGGCCGGTGCTGTTGCCGGTGGAGCCCGAACGTCCCAGCCGCTGGCCCGCGTTGACCTGCTGTCCCGGCCGCACCGAGATCGCGGACAGGTGGGCGTACTGGCTGTAGCGGCCATCGGTGTGCCGGACGACGACCTGGTACCCGTACGCGCCGCCCCAACCGGCCGAGACCACCTGTCCGCGAGCGACGGCCTGCACCGAGGTGCCGGTGGACACGGGGAAGTCGACGCCCGTGTGGTAACCGCTGGACCAACTGCCGCCCGACTGCCGGTACGCGGTGCTGGGGCCGACGCCGCTGACGGGCGCGGTGTAGACCGGTGAGGCCGCCTTCTCCTGCGACCGGGCCTCGGCCTTCGGTTCGGCCTTTGGTTCGGGCTTGGGCTTGGCCTCGGGCTTGGGCTTGGCGTCGGCCTGGGCGCGGATCTTCTCCCGGGGCTCGGGGGCTCCCTCCGTCTCGGCCTTGGGCTTCGTCTCGGCCTTGGGCTTCGCCTCGACCTTGGGCTCGGCCTCGGCCTTCGGTTCGGCCTTCGGTTCGGCCTTCGGCTCGGCCTTCGGTTCGGCCTTGGGCTGGGGCTTGGTCTCGGCCTCCGTACCGGCGGCGGCCCGTCGGTCCGGTTCCGTCCGCGCCGCTCCGCCGTCCTGCAGCCGGAGCCGCTGACCGGGGAAGATCAGGTCCGGGTCCTCGCCCACGACCGTGCGGTTGCGCTCGTACAGGGACTGCCATCCGCCGCGGAGGTCGTGGTCGTCGGCGATCCCGAAGAGCGTGTCGCCACTGGCCACCACGTGTGTCCGGGCCGAGTCGTCGGGGCGTTCGTCGGGCCCCTCCGATCCGTTCGCGGCCGGGGCGGCGTGCTTCCCGCTCGTCTTCCCCGCGGCCTTCTCGGTACGGGGGGTCCCACGGGGAACGTCGGCCTGTTCGACGGTCGGGGAAGCGGTGTGCGCCCCCGTGCCCTGGTGCTTCCAGGTCAGCCCGGCCCGGGTGGAACACACCGGCCAGGCCGTGGGGCCCTGGCCGTCCAGGACGCGCTCGGCGACGGCCACCTGCTCGTCCTTGGTGGCGAGGTCGGCGCGCGGGGCGTACTCCGTGCCGCCGAATTCCTGCCAGGTGCTCTGTTTGAACTGTAATCCGCCGTAGAAACCGTTTCCGGTGTTGATATTCCAGTTTCCGCTGCTCTCGCAGGCCGCGACCTTGTTCCAGATCTCCTCCGGCGTGGCGTGGGCGGCGCCGGCGCCGATCAACGGGAGGGCGATTCCCGCGCCTCCCGCGGTGACGGACAGCGATGCGCGCGAGACCGCGTTGGGTTTGTAGCGGCGATGACGTCCTCGTCCGGCCACGGCCGGTCCCTCCCCTTACGCCGTAAGCCGGCGCTCCGTCAGTTGAGCATTCAGAGAATTCCGTTGGCGAGCGCGCCAAAGATAGACGCGCCCGTCACATTCCGGCAAGGGTCGGCCTTTGTCGTTCACGGTGGGAAGCCGGGCGGCGGCGCGCCCCGGCGCACGGAGGCGCACGGGACGTGGAAACGGAGAGAACGCCACGGGAAGCGGCGGGAAGCCGGAGAAACGGCCGGAAACGGAAAGGAACTCGGGATTCCGTCGCGGTGGTGCCCCGCCCGGTCCCCGTCGTGCGTCGGTCCGGTCCGTGCCGCCTCACCCCAGCAGCGCCTCCATGGCCTCGGCCGCGGAGACCGCCGCGTCGCCGCAGCAGTTGTTGAACAGCACGTGGACCCGTCCGGTCCGCTCCGCCAGAGCCCGGATCCGCGGAACCCACTCGGTCAGTTCCTCCTTGGTGTAGCGGTGCCGGTAGGCGTCCTCCTTCCCGCCCGTGCCCCAGTGCGGGCTGCGTCCGTGGAACCGGACGACCGACAGTTCCGGTGTGGTCGCGACGGCCACCGGCGGCACGGAGGACGGCAGGTCCCGGGCGGTGTCCACCGCCACCAGCGCGGCCCCGTGCCGCTCGGCGAGCGCGGCCGTGCCGGCGCGCCGTTCGGACGCGTACCACCGTGGGTCCCGGAACTCCACCGCCGTGCGCAGACCGAGCGCGCCCGCGCGTTCCAGACAGTCCGACACGAACTCCTCCGCCGCGGGGCCGGGGCGGAGCGTCGGCGGGAACTGCGTCAGCACCGCGCCCAGCCGTCCCGCCGTCCGCAACGGCTCCAGCGCCTCCGAGAAGCGCCGCCACACCTCGTCCACGGTGGTGGGCGGCAGCGAGTCGGCCCGCACCCGCGCGTTCGGCGGCCCGGCCGGGCGCAGCGGCGCGGGCAGCGATCCGATCCGGGTGGGGTGACCGGTGAGCAGGGAGAACGCCTTGACGTCGAAGACGAAGCCGGGGGGCGTGCGCTCCGCCCACAGTGCGCTGTTGCGTCTGCTGGGCAGTCCGTAGTAGGTGGCGTCGACCTCCACCAGCGGGAACCGTCCGGCGTAGTGCCGGAGCCGGCCCTCGGCCCCCCTGGCGGAAGGGGGGTACCAACCGCCGGCGACCAGCGCGGAGTCCGTCCACGAGCAGGTGCCCACCAGAATGCTTCCCATGTCCGAGGGGTACCCGCGCGACGTCGCCGGATCCGTCCCGGATCGCCGGCGGCGGGGGTCCCGGAGCGCTCGGAGGCTCCCGGGGCCCCGGAAGCACTCAGGAGAGGAGCGCGGCCATGGCCGGAGAGGACATCGGCACCACGGGCGACGGTTCGGACAGGGAACGACGGGCCCGCGAGATCGCGGAGGAGGCGGAGCGGACCCGGAACCCCGGGAACGCCACGTACGGCCCCGGCGACGAACTGCCCGAGAGCGGCGAGGACATGGGGACGGGCGAGGACCACTGGAAACCCGGCAGCGCCGAGGACCCCGCCCCGTCCCCGCTGGGCAAGGGCGACACCCACGCGGTGGCCAGTGACGACGTGGAACAGCCGGAGATCGCCGCGGGACCGACCGCCGGGATGCAGCCGGGCGAGACGGTGGAACGCGGTCCCTGGATCCCGCCGGTGGAGGTGGATCCGCCGAAGGGCGGCGATCTGCCCCGTGACGCGGCGGGGGAGCCGGAAGCGGTGCGCCGGCAGAAGGAGGAGGGCGGCCCCTGACCGTCCTTTGGCAGCCGGTCGGCCCCGCGCACGGTGGGGCGGAGGAACGACCGGGAGCGGCGGGAGGGGGACGGAGCCGGGGCCGGCGGAGAGGAGGCTCCGCCGGCCCCGGGCCGGTTCCCGCCGGACGGCGACGGTCGGGGGAAGGGCTCCGCCGCCGTCCGAGCAGGTCGTGGGTCAGCGGTTGACGCAGATGTTCCCGAAGGCCGGGTTCAGCGCACCGATGACGTTGATGCTGTTGCCGCAGACGTTGACCGGCACGTGGATCGGAACCTGGACCACGTTGCCGCTCAGGACGCCAGGGGAACCGACGGCCGTGCCCCTGGCACCGCTGTCGGCCGACGCGATCCCCGCGCCACCGAGGACCATGGTGCAGCCGACGGCGGCGAGGGCGGTGGCCTTGGCGATACGGCTCATCGCCGTTCTCCTTTCGGGTCGTGAGTGGATCACCCTGTCCCAACGACACCGGCGGACACCGGATACGCATGATCACTCGATAGGCTTATCCGGATCACCGTTCCGGCGTTCTTCCTGGGCCGGACGGCTCCGTGCCGGTGGCGCCCCGCCCCGGTGTCCCCCTTGTCGATCACACACTCGGCGCAACCCCCCGCGCGTCTCCCACGGAGGGGGCTCGCCCGTCTGTCATGGTTTGCTCCGGTTTGGTTGGCTTGGTTGGTGTCGATCGGAGAAGATCCATGCGTGTTTCCCTGGGGCTCACCGGCCGAGGAGTGCTGTGCGCCCTGGCGTCAGCGACCCTGGCGATGACGCTGCCGCCGACCGCGGCCGCGCCGGCTCCCGGCGAGGCGCCGCGCGTCCCGTTCGCGGAGCGCTACCGCGCCACCTTGCACGGTGGCGTCGCGCGCGCCGCCAACTCCGCCGCCACCTGTCTGGAGCCCGCCACCGCCGCCGCGCCGTCCTGCGCCGCGGCCCGCGGCGGCACCGCGACGGGGGACAACGGCGACTACGAGATGACGTACGTCGACGTCGACGACGACCCCAACACCTACAACTCCAGCCGCGCCGAACTGCGTCTGCCCGCCGGGGCACGCGTCACCCACGCCAGGCTGTACTGGGGCGGCAACCTCCGGGTCGGCGAACAGAAGGACCCGCAGGACAACGGACGGGTGCTGCTCGCGGAGGAGGGCGGCCGGTACAAGGAGGTCCTCGCCGACACCGTCGTCGGGCACCGCCGCACCGACGTCATGGACGGCTACTCCGCCTCGGCCGACGTCACCCACATCGTCGCGCACTCCGGCGGCGGCACCTACACCGTCGGCCAGCTCAACGTCGCCAAGGGCCACAGCGCCGCGGGGGCCTGGGGCGGCTGGACGCTGGTGGCCGCCTACGAGCACCCCGACGAGCCCCTGCGGCACGTGGTCCTCGTGGACGGCTACGAGCCGCTCCACTCCGCCCGGCGGTCGGTCGGCCACACCGTACGGAACCTGCCCGTGGCCCCCGGAGCCACCGGATCGGCGGGCGTGGTGGCCTACGACGGCGACCGCGGCCGGAGCGGCGAGGCGATGACGGTGCGGGTCGAAGGCTCCCCGGCGTACCGGGTGCGCGACGCGGCCAACCCCGCCGACGACCCCTTCAACTCCACGATCACCGACCACGGGCGCCCCACCACAGGCCGTCTCCCGTCCTACCCCAACACCCTGGGCTACGACTCCGACGTCCACGGCGTCACGCCCGCGTTCGCGCGCGGCGGCGACTCGGTGACGTTCCGGTTCACCACCACCCGCAGCGAGGGCTACCAGGTGGGCGCCCTGTTCCTCCAGGTCGACGCGCGCCGCTGACCGACCCGCACGGGGCCGCGGCCGGCGCGGTCGCGGCCCCGGCGCGAGACCGAGCCGTTCCGTGTGTTGGCGTACAGGGGAGTTCCGCGTGCCTCGAACCGACGAAGAAGCGTGCCCCACCACGGTGCTGCACCTGGCGCAGCCCGTCGAGGGCGGTGTCGCCAGGGTCGTCACCGACCTGGTGCGGGCCCAGACCGCGGCGGGAGTCCGCGCCGTGGTGGCCTGTCCGTCCGGCGGGACGCTGGGTCGCGCCGCCGCGGCGGCCGGCGCCGAAGTGGTCGACTGGTCCGCGCGGCGCGAGCCGGGAGCGGGCCTGTGCGGCGAGACCGTGCGCGCCGCCCGGCTGGTCCGGCGGGTCGCACCCGACCTGGTGCACACCCACAGCGCCAAGGCCGGGCTGGCCGGCCGGCTCGCCCTGCGCGGCGGGGTGCCCACCGTCCACCAGCCGCACGCCTGGTCCTTCGACGCCGTCGACGGGACCGCCGCCCGCCTCGCCCGGTCCTGGGAACGGCTGGGCGCGCGGTGGGCGGACCGTGTGCTGTGCGTCGCCGAGGACGAGCGCCGCCGCGGCGTACGGGCCGGTGTGCGCGCCCGCTGGGCGGTGGTCCGCAACGGCGTGGACACCGACCGCTTCCGCCCGGCGGACGAGGCGGCCCGCGCCCGTGCCCGCGCCGCCCTCCCCGCGCTCGACGGCGTGCCCCCGCACGCCCCCCTGGTCGTCTGCGTCGGCCGGCTGTGCCGCCAGAAGGGCCAGGACGTACTGCTGCGGGCCTGGCCCTCGGTCGCCGCCCGCGTCCCCGAGGCCTGGCTGGTCCTGGTCGGCGACGGCCCCCGGCGGCGCGAACTGGGCGCCGCGGCCCGCGGCAGGGTGCTGTTCGCGGGGGCGGTCGAGGACACGGCGCCCTGGTACGCGGCGGCCGACGCGGTCGTGCTGCCCTCCCGCTGGGAGGGCATGGCGCTGGTCCCGCTGGAGGCGATGGCCTGTGGCCGCCCCGTGGTGGTCACCGAGGTGACCGGCGCGGCCGAGAGCCTCCCCCCGGGACGCGCCGCCGACTTCGCGGTACCGCCGGAGGACCCCGCCGCGCTGGCCCACGCGCTGACCGCCCTGCTCGTCGACCCGCGGCTGCGGCACGAGCTGGGGCGACGGTCCCGCGACCACGTCGTGGCCGCCCACGACGTGCGGCGGACGGCGGAACGGGTCGCGGAGCTGTACGGCGAGGTGCTGGCCGAGCGGGCGGCGGCGCCCGCGGCGGGCCCCGCCGCCACGCCGTTCCACCTCCCCCTCCACCCCTTCACCCACCAGCCCGTCCTTCCCCACCCCGATTCCAGGGAGCGCACCAGGCGATGACCACGGAGAACGCCGGGACAGCCAACCCGAGTCAGGTCCTTCCCCCGCCGGAGTCCAGACCCCGCGCGGCCGTCCACGTCGTCGGCCCGCCGCGCGGCGCGGCGTCCCGACTCCTGCCACCGCGCCCGAGGAGGAACCCGTACCGCCGCCGCGCCGTGGGCGTGCTGGTGGCCGCCGACGGTCTCGTGGCGCTCACGGTGGCGGTCCCGGCGGCCGCCCCGTCCGGCGGGGGACCGGACCCCCTCGCCCTGGCACTGTTCGCCGTCCTGCTGCCGCTCGTCCTGCTGCCGCTCAACGCCCGAGGCGGCCTGTACCGCACCGCCCTGACCGCCTCGGCACTCGACGAACTGCCCGCCCTGCTCGGCCGCACCGCGACGGCCTGGTGCGCGGCGGCGGCGGTGCTCGCCGCCCTCCACCCGGGCGGCGCGCTGGGATGGACGACCCTGCCGGTCGTCGTGGCGGCCCACACGCTGCTGGCCTGCGC carries:
- a CDS encoding FAD-dependent oxidoreductase, translating into MSELPSDHESYWLATAPVTPSVTHPPLESDSETDTDVVVVGGGIAGLSTAWEIARAGHRVTVVEADRIAAGVTGHTTAKVTAQHALIYDDLRREHGADGARMYALSQQDAIGHLAATAEELGVDCELERVPAYTWAESEEQDAKVRAEAEAAAEAGLPASYVTETGLPFPVRGAVRVEDQLQFHPRKYLLALAEDLVRRGGRIAERTRVVGLEEGEPCKVTAENGATVTARAVVVATHYPVFDRALLFSRLEPHRELVVAAAVPADQDPAGMYITPEDNTRSVRTAPYGDGRRLLIVTGEKFLPGTADVPERFARLAAWVAERFPDAHVVHRWATQDNSTTDRVPYIGPFHPGARHTYVATGFGGWGMSSGVLAGRLLARYATGGELPAWAKLYDPRRTPGFREAPSLFGLQATVARHFVGDRLRPSHVDSTDDIDPGSGAVVRVGGRRCAVHRDDEGRLHAVSARCTHLGCLVHFNHAERAWECPCHGSRFAPDGTVLQGPANRPLEPRDLG
- a CDS encoding transglycosylase family protein translates to MAGRGRHRRYKPNAVSRASLSVTAGGAGIALPLIGAGAAHATPEEIWNKVAACESSGNWNINTGNGFYGGLQFKQSTWQEFGGTEYAPRADLATKDEQVAVAERVLDGQGPTAWPVCSTRAGLTWKHQGTGAHTASPTVEQADVPRGTPRTEKAAGKTSGKHAAPAANGSEGPDERPDDSARTHVVASGDTLFGIADDHDLRGGWQSLYERNRTVVGEDPDLIFPGQRLRLQDGGAARTEPDRRAAAGTEAETKPQPKAEPKAEPKAEPKAEPKAEAEPKVEAKPKAETKPKAETEGAPEPREKIRAQADAKPKPEAKPKPEPKAEPKAEARSQEKAASPVYTAPVSGVGPSTAYRQSGGSWSSGYHTGVDFPVSTGTSVQAVARGQVVSAGWGGAYGYQVVVRHTDGRYSQYAHLSAISVRPGQQVNAGQRLGRSGSTGNSTGPHLHFEVRTGPGYGSDIDPLAYLRGKGVRI
- a CDS encoding DUF72 domain-containing protein codes for the protein MGSILVGTCSWTDSALVAGGWYPPSARGAEGRLRHYAGRFPLVEVDATYYGLPSRRNSALWAERTPPGFVFDVKAFSLLTGHPTRIGSLPAPLRPAGPPNARVRADSLPPTTVDEVWRRFSEALEPLRTAGRLGAVLTQFPPTLRPGPAAEEFVSDCLERAGALGLRTAVEFRDPRWYASERRAGTAALAERHGAALVAVDTARDLPSSVPPVAVATTPELSVVRFHGRSPHWGTGGKEDAYRHRYTKEELTEWVPRIRALAERTGRVHVLFNNCCGDAAVSAAEAMEALLG
- a CDS encoding chaplin, which translates into the protein MSRIAKATALAAVGCTMVLGGAGIASADSGARGTAVGSPGVLSGNVVQVPIHVPVNVCGNSINVIGALNPAFGNICVNR
- a CDS encoding DUF3344 domain-containing protein; amino-acid sequence: MRVSLGLTGRGVLCALASATLAMTLPPTAAAPAPGEAPRVPFAERYRATLHGGVARAANSAATCLEPATAAAPSCAAARGGTATGDNGDYEMTYVDVDDDPNTYNSSRAELRLPAGARVTHARLYWGGNLRVGEQKDPQDNGRVLLAEEGGRYKEVLADTVVGHRRTDVMDGYSASADVTHIVAHSGGGTYTVGQLNVAKGHSAAGAWGGWTLVAAYEHPDEPLRHVVLVDGYEPLHSARRSVGHTVRNLPVAPGATGSAGVVAYDGDRGRSGEAMTVRVEGSPAYRVRDAANPADDPFNSTITDHGRPTTGRLPSYPNTLGYDSDVHGVTPAFARGGDSVTFRFTTTRSEGYQVGALFLQVDARR
- a CDS encoding glycosyltransferase, with translation MPRTDEEACPTTVLHLAQPVEGGVARVVTDLVRAQTAAGVRAVVACPSGGTLGRAAAAAGAEVVDWSARREPGAGLCGETVRAARLVRRVAPDLVHTHSAKAGLAGRLALRGGVPTVHQPHAWSFDAVDGTAARLARSWERLGARWADRVLCVAEDERRRGVRAGVRARWAVVRNGVDTDRFRPADEAARARARAALPALDGVPPHAPLVVCVGRLCRQKGQDVLLRAWPSVAARVPEAWLVLVGDGPRRRELGAAARGRVLFAGAVEDTAPWYAAADAVVLPSRWEGMALVPLEAMACGRPVVVTEVTGAAESLPPGRAADFAVPPEDPAALAHALTALLVDPRLRHELGRRSRDHVVAAHDVRRTAERVAELYGEVLAERAAAPAAGPAATPFHLPLHPFTHQPVLPHPDSRERTRR